The genomic interval CGCGGCGTAGACCTCCGTGGCTGCGCCCGCCGGAACCTCCTTCCATTGGATGCCTGCGCTCGAGGATCGCTCGGTGAGCATCTTGATGTCCTCTGCGTCGAGGTGTCGCCCCAGCTCCGTCATGATGCCGCCGGGATGGATCGCATAGCTGCGAACGCCTCTGCCCTTGAGCCGACGATCGAGTTCAACGGCATGCAGGATGTTGGCGGTCTTGGCCTGCCCGTAGGCCTCCCATTTGTCGTAGGCGCGGCTTTCGTAGTTCGGATCTTCGAACACGACGGGCGAGAACCGGTGGCCCCCGGAGCTGACGCACACCACCCGGGAGGGTGCTCCCGCAATGAGAGCGGGGGTGAGGAGGCCGGTGAGCAGGAAATGTCCGAGGTGGTTCGTTCCGAACTGGAGTTCGAAGCCTCTCTCCGTGCGCCCAAGGGGGCTCGCCATGACGCCCGCGTTGTTGATCAGGATATGCAGCTCACCGTGCTCGGAGAGCCAGCCCTTGGCGAATTCGCGAATGCTCTCGGGTGAACCGAGTTCGAGGGGTCGCACCTCGATTGCCGCATTTCCGGTACTGGAGCGAATGCTCTCGGCGACGGATTCGCCCTTTGCCAGATCCCGGGCGGTGATCGTCACGGCCGCACCCTTCGAAGCCAGGCTTCGCGCTGCCTCCGCTCCGAGCCCACCCGAGGAGCCCGTGACGATGGCCACCTTGCCCCGGAGGTCGATCCCCTCGAGCACCTGATCGGTCGTGGTTTCGTGGTTGAATCGGCTTCGATCGGTCATGGGTCCTCCTCGTGGCTGGCAGCGTAGCCTAGGCTCTCCAGATGCAATCCAACCCTTCGAGCATCGTTGGTTTCGGAATCCTGGGCGCAGCGCGGATCGCACCGAAGGCCATCGTTGATCCCTGCGCGGAGCACACGGGTGCACGGGTCGTGGCCGTCGCGGCGCGGGAGCCCGAGAGGGCACGCGCTTTCGCGGAAGCCCGAGGCATCCCCCACGTTTCGGAATCCTACGCGGAGCTGTTTTCCCGAGACGATGTCGACGTCGTCTACAACCCGCTCCCGAATGGGCTTCACGGCCACTGGACCCTGGAGGCGCTGCGTGCAGGCAAGCATGTGCTTTGCGAAAAGCCGCTCGCCGCGAACGCCGCAGAAGCAGAACGGCTCTTCGACGAGGCCGAGCGCCACGGCCTGCTGTTGATGGAGGCGATCCACTATCCCTACCACCCGGTGGCGCAGCATCTGATCGAGGTCTGCCGCGGAACAGGGGAGGGCGGTTCATTGCTCGGTCCGCTGGAGGAACTGGAGGCCGTCTTTACTGCGCCTATTCCAGAAGAAGACATCCGCTTCGATCTATCCCTTGCCGGCGGCGTGACGATGGATCTCGGCTGTTACACGCTCCACGTGCTGCGCATGGCAACGGGGCAGGAACCGCAAGAGATCACGGCCGAAGCCAAACAGGGCCCTCCTGGAATTGATGCGCACATGCAGGCGGAGCTTCGCTTTCCGAGCGGAGCCGTAGGCCGAATGAGAGCGGGGATGGGCCGGGGAACGCCCTTCGAGAGTGTCTTCAGGGCAAGGGGCCCGCAGGGGCGGCTCGAGGTAACGCGTTTCCAGGCGCCGATGATTGGCCACGAGATCACGCTGACGCTGGAGGGATACGAACCGATGCGTCAGGAGCTCAGTCGTCGGCCTACCTTCGCCTACCAGCTCGAGGCCTTCCTGAAGCTGCTCGAGAAAGGTGCACCCTACGCCCCGACCTTCGGAGGCCGGGCGGATACGCTCGGGAACATGAAGACGATCGACCGGGTGTACCAGGCCGCAGGACTTCCGCTACGCGCGACGACAGCACGCTAGCCCCGGCTTTACACTTCTTTACTTCCGCGAACATCTCCCGACATCGCTCCCGCCGATACTCTTGACATGCGCTCGGGAGGAAATCACATGGGACGTAGATTCTGGATCGGTTCGGCGGTGGTCGGGCTTCTTGGCCTCATGGTCGTCACGGCGGGTGCTTGTGGCCGCCATCACGGCCCGGGCCCTCATGGCATGCTCCACGGAGACGAGGAGATCGATCTGGATCACCTCCGCCACGGTGCACGTTGGATGCTGCGCAGCGCGGATCCCAGCGATGAACAGCTCGACGAGATCGCCATCATCGCGAAGGGAGCCATCGAGCAGATGCGCGGCCTCCACGAAGGGCACGAGGCCCATCGCGCGGAGTTCGCTGCAGCGTTTTCGAGCCAGGTGGTCGACC from bacterium carries:
- a CDS encoding periplasmic heavy metal sensor, producing MGRRFWIGSAVVGLLGLMVVTAGACGRHHGPGPHGMLHGDEEIDLDHLRHGARWMLRSADPSDEQLDEIAIIAKGAIEQMRGLHEGHEAHRAEFAAAFSSQVVDRDALERLRGEALGRMEDGSKQVVDALVQVAEVLTPEQRATLIAEHEKRRGRHGRRHGWH
- a CDS encoding SDR family NAD(P)-dependent oxidoreductase; this encodes MTDRSRFNHETTTDQVLEGIDLRGKVAIVTGSSGGLGAEAARSLASKGAAVTITARDLAKGESVAESIRSSTGNAAIEVRPLELGSPESIREFAKGWLSEHGELHILINNAGVMASPLGRTERGFELQFGTNHLGHFLLTGLLTPALIAGAPSRVVCVSSGGHRFSPVVFEDPNYESRAYDKWEAYGQAKTANILHAVELDRRLKGRGVRSYAIHPGGIMTELGRHLDAEDIKMLTERSSSAGIQWKEVPAGAATEVYAATAPELAETGAVYLEDCGIADISNDMEQSGGVAAYALDTDNAKRLWEISEELLGERFDA
- a CDS encoding Gfo/Idh/MocA family oxidoreductase, whose product is MQSNPSSIVGFGILGAARIAPKAIVDPCAEHTGARVVAVAAREPERARAFAEARGIPHVSESYAELFSRDDVDVVYNPLPNGLHGHWTLEALRAGKHVLCEKPLAANAAEAERLFDEAERHGLLLMEAIHYPYHPVAQHLIEVCRGTGEGGSLLGPLEELEAVFTAPIPEEDIRFDLSLAGGVTMDLGCYTLHVLRMATGQEPQEITAEAKQGPPGIDAHMQAELRFPSGAVGRMRAGMGRGTPFESVFRARGPQGRLEVTRFQAPMIGHEITLTLEGYEPMRQELSRRPTFAYQLEAFLKLLEKGAPYAPTFGGRADTLGNMKTIDRVYQAAGLPLRATTAR